The Gammaproteobacteria bacterium sequence AATAATAGATTATTTTTACTTGCTTGTCCCCTAACCAACGCGCAGGTTAGTAATGATGTTCCTGTGGCTGCGCCGCCAATTCTTCCTCTAGGCGATTCTTTAGTACATGGCTGAAACCGGCGGATTGCAATGGGGTAAGCGCAATATCGTTACCGTCACGGTCCTGCACAATGATCTGACGTAATCGAACGCTCACCTGGTCCGTGCCGCCAACATAGGATTTATCGAGTTGACGACTTGCCTGCCGAATAGTGTGTAACTCGTCTTCGTTCGGTGGATTTGTGTACTTGTCCGCCAGTGATTCATTCGACAGGCCATCGATTACCTGTTTGACTACGCCAGCAACATCGGCGCCGGTGTAATAATCATAGGGAATGATCCCTGGTGGCATGGTGCTGACTGCCACATAGGGTAGGTCTACCAATTGATCAGCGGTGAGGCGAACACCGCAGGGTGCGGCGTTACTGTTGACTGTTTTAGAGGAGAAATGCACCAACTCACTAACGACCGCGTTATAGCGTGCGGCGTTTGTGTTCTTCCAGTTGCTTGTTTTAGGTTTCTTCGGCGAGGAGGGAGATTTCTTGGCCATAGGATCTTCCTGATTGTGGATCTTCTCGCTACGGTATTATCCGTTGGGTCGTTAGACAATAGTAAAATTACCTTTACAAAATTACGTTCACCAATGTAGAATCGCCTGACGCACAGTCACCATCGTTATTCTTACCGCGGCGACCGGGAATTACTGTCATAGTGTTGCTTGGCCTCAGTTGCCACCTACCTGCCATTCCAGCAAGCCATGCCACCGAAATGACGGACCAACAGCTCGATTGCGGTAACCACCTATTCAAAATTCGAGATTGTATCCAATCACCACCCCCCCAATCCCCCCGTAAACGGGGGGAGGTCTGTGGCTTACTCCCTCCCCCGTTTACGGGGAGGGCTGGGGAGGGGACAAGTAGGTGGCAACTTGGATTAAATAAGATCGTGCCGTTGGCGCTATCGAATAGTTACGATAATTTATGTAATCGTTCATTCCCCCTCCCCTTGGGAGAGGAAGTGAACGATTAGTTAATGTATTAGACATTATCGGAAACCCAAAACCTCACCCCCCGCCCCCCTCTCCTTAACAGGAGAGGGGGAGATTTTTTGCCTGTTCCGTCCAGGAGTTAAGCATAACAACGGAATAATTCTCCCCCTCTCCTGTTAAGGAGAGGGGGTTGGGGGGTGAGGTTTCCGATAAGGTCTATTTCATACGAGTTACCAAAATGCACGTGGTACTAATCTCGGCTTGTGAGAAACGCGCCATCAAAAGAACGCGAATGGTGCTGGACAGTTACGCATTGCGCCATGGTGATTACACCTGGATGACGCCCATCACCCTGGAGGGATTACAGGAATTACGTGGTCTATTGCGACGTAACGCGACTCGTCAAACGGCGGTTGCCTGCTTTCTAAACGATGGACGTAAACGAATGCGGCTATTATGGGTCGTGGGTAATTCACAGCGTTTTGACCGTTTCGGGGTATCGCCGATTGGCAGCCGTCTTCGTAAAGGATCACCCCGATTTCCCGAGTGGGCGCGGGTTTGCGCCATACTCGCGGCGGCGGCGGGTGAGATGCATGACCTCGGAAAATTCGGGCAGGTTTTCCAAGACAAGTTGAGGAATCCTAAACCAAGCGCCGACCCGGTACGACACGAATGGATCTCGTTTCTGCTGGTGAAACAACTGGTAAAGAGTTCTCCGCCCATAAATTCTGCCTGGGCCGCTGCATGGGAAACACTACCAACGAAGACAAAACGCTTTAGTAACATCACCCCTTTCGATGGTCCATTGAAAGGGACCTTTGAGGTTCTCCTTTTTCTGATCGCCACTCACCACCGGTTATTAGCATCGGATGGTGGCGCCTGGGCCGGTACTAAAAATCATGTGAGAGCGGATACCGGATCGGATCACGCTCCAACTCCGACGGCCTCTCCTACACCAGCAACTTGGGAACGTATCGAGAAGCGATTGGGTAAGGTCTATAAACTACCCAATAATCCCGACCCGCTCTATTGGCGTGGTATCACCACGATTGCACGTCTGGCGCTTATTCTGGCCGACCATGCGGTATCCGCAGAAATCGCCATCGCCAAAGATGCCTCGGCTTATGCCAATACGCAACGCCAAACCGGTCACCTTAATCAATCTCTCGATTGGCATTTGGAGCAGGTGGGACGTGAGGCGGGTCGCATGGTCTCTCGGTTGTTGGAATTGGCGCCGCCTTGGTTGTCGGGTGATACTTTGGAAGAATTGGATCGCCCGGCCAGTGATCGATTCACCTGGCAGAATGTGGCAGCCGATGCCCTGCGTCGTTCCGTCGAAACTCACGCGCTACCCCACTTGATATTGAATATGGCGGGTACTGGCTCCGGCAAGACACGCATGAATATGCGCGCCCTTGCCGC is a genomic window containing:
- a CDS encoding hypothetical protein (Evidence 5 : Unknown function), producing the protein MAKKSPSSPKKPKTSNWKNTNAARYNAVVSELVHFSSKTVNSNAAPCGVRLTADQLVDLPYVAVSTMPPGIIPYDYYTGADVAGVVKQVIDGLSNESLADKYTNPPNEDELHTIRQASRQLDKSYVGGTDQVSVRLRQIIVQDRDGNDIALTPLQSAGFSHVLKNRLEEELAAQPQEHHY